A section of the Flaviflexus equikiangi genome encodes:
- a CDS encoding GNAT family N-acetyltransferase: protein MRIELTRDRLPELISLVEVIERHDHAPFRTLPSELEDYFDSGMDTESMGLVVDGVLAGYGVLRVPRDGGPLRCSGGTHPDFRGAGLGRQLIDFFNDASQRLAQGRLDAMMEIHVDEGRDSLVDLLQRAGFTPGGGYVQLRRSLSDSRVDVELPSFFKLVPWSDVQDTEVGRTYRDTLSGLSDALDSQFFVPEWSFLIVDGRSDRAKLAAYLLSHRYEQDWSAFGWSEGYTEELVVLPDYRGLHLATSLLNAAADAYQEAGMEFAGLDISVDSEGQSSMLDLFTHFGYEPVRNTTLYTKRVYPEA from the coding sequence ATGCGGATAGAGCTCACTCGCGACCGGCTGCCCGAACTGATCTCACTCGTCGAGGTCATCGAACGCCACGACCATGCACCCTTTCGGACGCTTCCATCCGAACTCGAGGACTATTTCGACTCGGGTATGGACACGGAGTCGATGGGACTGGTCGTCGACGGTGTCCTGGCCGGCTATGGGGTGCTCCGTGTACCGCGCGATGGGGGGCCGCTGCGGTGTTCCGGCGGAACGCATCCGGATTTCCGCGGGGCGGGCCTGGGCCGCCAGCTGATCGATTTCTTCAACGACGCATCTCAGCGCCTTGCGCAGGGCCGCCTCGACGCGATGATGGAGATCCATGTCGATGAGGGGCGGGACAGTCTCGTCGACCTGCTTCAGCGCGCGGGATTCACTCCCGGCGGGGGATATGTTCAACTCCGGCGGTCACTCTCAGACTCGCGGGTTGACGTGGAGCTGCCCTCCTTCTTCAAGCTTGTGCCGTGGAGCGACGTCCAGGACACCGAAGTGGGCAGGACATATCGTGACACGCTCAGCGGTTTGAGCGACGCCCTCGACAGCCAGTTCTTCGTTCCCGAATGGTCGTTCCTCATCGTCGACGGTCGGTCTGATCGTGCGAAGCTGGCCGCCTACCTTCTGTCCCACCGGTATGAGCAGGACTGGTCGGCATTCGGCTGGTCCGAAGGCTACACGGAAGAGCTTGTCGTCCTGCCCGACTACCGGGGCCTGCACTTGGCGACGAGCCTGCTCAATGCAGCCGCGGACGCCTACCAAGAAGCCGGAATGGAGTTCGCTGGCCTCGACATCAGTGTCGACAGCGAGGGGCAGTCCTCCATGCTCGATCTGTTCACCCATTTCGGCTATGAGCCGGTGCGCAACACGACGCTCTACACGAAGCGGGTCTACCCCGAAGCCTGA
- a CDS encoding DNA gyrase/topoisomerase IV subunit A: protein MARTTSTTPKNDIVENIVDIDVSEEMKGSFLEYAYSVIYSRALPDARDGMKPVQRRILFQMDQMGLRPDRGHVKSSRVVGDVMGKLHPHGDLAIYETMVRLAQPFTQRLPLVDGHGNFGSLDDGPAASRYTEVRLTPAALAMVKDLDEDTVDMVPNYDNSYMQPDVLPAAIPNLLVNGAAGIAVGMATNMPPHNLGEVIAGARYLLAHPDATLDDIMRYIPGPDLPEGGKIVGLTGIREAYETGRGIFKTRATTRIENVTARKKAIVVTELPYQVGAEKVIEKIKTAVQSKKIQGITTVQNLTDRHHGLRLVIEVKNTVNPDAILAQLFKLTPMEDSFGINNVALVDGKPQTLGLLPLLRVFVDHRVAVTRRRSAFRLAKAKDRLHLVEGLLIAILDIDEVISVIRTSDDTAAARDRLMTVFDLSELQADYILELRLRRLTKFSRIELESERDELASTIADLEDILGSETRLQELVSSELADVSAQFATPRRTILLESDGKEQAPIQNVEVTDDPCHVLLSVTGLIARAAELPPRGTRQSHDATLSTVPATTRSQIGVVTATGEVHRLDVVDTPALPLGSSSLAGGVPLRELMPPGTDPVGLISLDEDADPIVLVTAQGKIKRVIPSHPKSESWAIVSLADGDSVVGVGHAGDDNQLIIVTSDAYLLRFNASHVRPQGRTGQGVAGIKLAENAVVRALGVVAEDLVAEAQVVTITGSFDALPGTETGSAKVTPLDRFPVKGRATLGVRCHRFLRGEDMLAHAWVGLEPRAVGAGGQPIDLPDTNERRDASGTPLTHIVGGIG, encoded by the coding sequence ATGGCAAGAACTACGAGCACCACTCCGAAGAACGACATCGTCGAGAACATTGTCGATATCGACGTATCGGAGGAGATGAAGGGCTCCTTCCTCGAATATGCCTACTCTGTCATCTATTCTCGGGCCCTACCCGACGCTCGGGATGGAATGAAGCCCGTCCAGCGGCGCATTCTCTTCCAGATGGACCAGATGGGTCTGCGTCCGGACCGCGGCCACGTGAAGTCATCGCGCGTCGTCGGCGATGTCATGGGCAAGCTCCATCCCCACGGCGATCTCGCGATCTACGAGACGATGGTGCGTCTCGCGCAGCCGTTCACGCAGCGCCTGCCGCTCGTCGACGGGCACGGCAACTTCGGGTCCCTCGACGACGGCCCCGCGGCCTCCCGCTATACGGAGGTGCGCCTCACTCCCGCCGCGCTGGCCATGGTCAAGGACCTCGACGAGGACACCGTCGACATGGTTCCCAACTATGACAATTCGTATATGCAGCCGGATGTACTGCCGGCCGCGATCCCGAACCTGCTCGTCAACGGCGCCGCTGGTATCGCTGTCGGCATGGCGACGAACATGCCGCCCCACAACCTTGGCGAAGTCATCGCGGGAGCCCGCTACCTCCTTGCACACCCGGACGCCACGCTCGATGACATCATGCGGTACATTCCCGGCCCCGACCTTCCCGAGGGCGGCAAGATCGTCGGACTGACAGGGATCAGAGAGGCCTACGAGACGGGCCGTGGAATCTTCAAGACACGGGCGACGACGAGAATCGAGAACGTGACGGCCCGCAAGAAGGCCATCGTCGTCACCGAGCTGCCCTACCAGGTCGGTGCGGAGAAGGTCATCGAGAAGATCAAGACCGCCGTGCAGTCGAAGAAGATCCAGGGCATCACGACCGTCCAGAACCTGACCGACCGTCATCACGGCCTGCGGCTCGTCATCGAGGTCAAAAACACGGTCAACCCAGACGCGATACTCGCCCAACTGTTCAAGCTGACACCGATGGAGGATTCGTTCGGCATCAACAACGTGGCACTTGTCGACGGCAAGCCTCAAACGCTTGGCCTCCTGCCGCTCCTGCGAGTCTTCGTCGATCATCGCGTCGCCGTCACGCGCCGGCGGAGCGCCTTCCGCCTGGCAAAGGCAAAGGACCGTCTGCACCTGGTCGAGGGCCTCCTCATCGCCATCCTCGACATCGACGAAGTCATCTCCGTGATCCGCACATCGGACGACACCGCGGCGGCGCGTGATCGCCTCATGACGGTCTTCGATCTGTCCGAGCTCCAGGCTGACTACATTCTCGAGCTGCGTCTGCGCCGCCTCACGAAGTTCTCCCGGATCGAACTCGAGAGCGAACGGGACGAGCTCGCCTCGACGATCGCTGACCTTGAAGACATTCTGGGGTCCGAGACGCGGCTCCAGGAGCTTGTCTCGTCTGAGCTTGCCGACGTCTCGGCGCAGTTCGCTACCCCGAGGCGCACAATCCTCCTCGAGTCCGATGGGAAGGAACAGGCCCCGATCCAGAACGTCGAGGTCACCGACGATCCCTGCCACGTCCTCCTCTCTGTCACGGGTCTCATCGCCCGTGCAGCCGAGCTTCCCCCGCGCGGCACGAGACAATCGCACGATGCGACGCTCTCCACTGTCCCAGCGACGACACGCTCCCAGATCGGCGTCGTCACGGCGACCGGCGAGGTCCACCGGCTAGACGTGGTCGACACGCCTGCTCTGCCGCTCGGCTCCTCCTCCCTCGCGGGAGGCGTGCCGCTGCGGGAGCTCATGCCACCCGGCACTGATCCTGTCGGCCTGATCTCGCTCGACGAGGACGCTGATCCGATCGTTCTCGTCACGGCCCAGGGCAAGATCAAGCGCGTCATCCCCTCACATCCGAAGAGTGAATCGTGGGCGATCGTTTCTCTCGCCGATGGGGACTCGGTCGTCGGTGTCGGTCATGCAGGTGATGACAATCAGCTCATCATCGTCACCTCGGATGCATACCTGCTCCGTTTCAACGCATCCCATGTGCGCCCGCAGGGCCGCACCGGGCAGGGCGTGGCCGGCATCAAACTCGCCGAGAACGCTGTCGTGCGTGCCCTCGGCGTGGTGGCGGAGGATCTGGTGGCGGAAGCACAGGTCGTCACCATCACGGGCTCCTTCGATGCTCTCCCAGGAACGGAGACAGGATCCGCGAAGGTGACCCCCCTCGATCGTTTCCCTGTCAAGGGCAGGGCTACGCTCGGTGTGAGATGCCATCGGTTCCTCCGCGGGGAGGACATGCTTGCCCACGCCTGGGTCGGTCTCGAACCGCGCGCGGTCGGAGCGGGCGGGCAGCCCATCGACCTGCCGGATACGAACGAGCGCAGGGATGCCTCGGGGACGCCCCTCACGCACATCGTCGGCGGGATCGGCTGA
- a CDS encoding alkaline phosphatase family protein, with protein MTIPPRLTDVLAGAAGVLGYDLDGLDPVASRARLALPGASKAIVVLVDGLGFHNLSARSGHAPFLRRRMAERPDPIRTVSPSTTAAAVTALGTGLPPGQTAMAGYSLRDPGTGEPFNLISWNTSLRAEDWQRQRTICELLAMSGRDMAVVQPAKFLGSGLTNAAWRGGIPVVGESLEDRVDGALRALTRSDLVYLYWGELDHVGHSRGWQSESWTAELELLDAQLADLARRAPADTLLVITADHGMIDVEERIDVAAIPALSEGVVLVAGEERAAQVYTDEPEALAGRWRDYLGDRALVLTKSEWIASGMLGDVTEQTASAIGDVVAFASGRLGIGDSRFMSSGALSIRGLHGSLTEEEMAVPCLVEVTS; from the coding sequence ATGACCATCCCACCGAGATTGACGGACGTTCTTGCCGGAGCCGCAGGCGTCCTCGGATATGACCTCGATGGGTTGGACCCCGTCGCATCCCGGGCCAGGCTCGCGCTTCCAGGCGCCTCGAAAGCCATCGTCGTCCTCGTCGACGGCCTCGGATTCCATAACCTTTCCGCCAGGTCCGGCCACGCTCCCTTCCTGCGCCGACGCATGGCAGAACGCCCCGACCCTATCCGCACAGTCTCCCCGTCGACGACCGCGGCGGCAGTGACGGCGCTCGGAACGGGACTTCCGCCGGGCCAGACCGCCATGGCGGGCTACTCGCTCCGCGACCCGGGCACGGGGGAGCCGTTCAACCTCATCTCCTGGAATACGTCGCTTCGGGCCGAGGACTGGCAGCGGCAGCGCACCATCTGTGAACTGCTCGCGATGAGCGGTCGGGATATGGCGGTGGTGCAGCCCGCCAAGTTCCTCGGTTCGGGACTGACGAATGCTGCCTGGCGCGGCGGTATACCCGTTGTGGGGGAGTCCCTCGAGGATCGTGTGGACGGCGCGCTGCGCGCGCTGACACGCTCAGACCTCGTCTACCTGTATTGGGGCGAGCTCGATCACGTCGGCCACAGCAGGGGCTGGCAGTCAGAGTCGTGGACGGCGGAACTCGAGCTTCTCGACGCTCAGCTTGCCGACTTGGCGCGCCGCGCGCCCGCGGATACCCTCCTCGTCATCACAGCCGATCACGGCATGATCGACGTCGAGGAACGGATCGATGTTGCGGCTATCCCCGCCCTCTCCGAGGGCGTCGTGCTCGTCGCGGGGGAGGAGCGGGCCGCACAGGTGTACACGGATGAGCCGGAAGCGCTTGCGGGACGGTGGCGCGACTACCTCGGCGATCGTGCCCTCGTTCTGACGAAGAGCGAATGGATCGCCTCGGGGATGCTTGGCGATGTCACCGAGCAGACAGCCTCCGCGATCGGAGACGTTGTGGCTTTCGCCTCCGGCCGCCTCGGCATCGGAGATTCCCGATTCATGAGCTCCGGTGCTCTCAGCATTAGGGGCCTGCATGGCTCTCTCACGGAGGAAGAGATGGCGGTACCCTGCCTTGTGGAGGTGACGTCATGA
- a CDS encoding thymidine kinase, whose amino-acid sequence MSELVFFSGTMDCGKSTLALQLAYNRQARGLVGLIFSRNDRAGEGRLSSRLGLDVPAIEVDADTNIWKLITSRRMSGDRVDFVVCDEVQFYSIEQVEQLARVVDEINIDVFGFGITTDFRTALFPGSARMMELADRVERLQVEALCWCGARATHNARTVNGLMVTEGEQIVVGDTGVTDTVGYEVLCRKHHMRSMTAMSEHAVQLAEDALPLGQGDGE is encoded by the coding sequence ATGAGCGAACTCGTGTTCTTCTCGGGGACGATGGACTGCGGCAAGTCGACCCTGGCCCTGCAGCTTGCCTACAACCGGCAGGCGCGCGGCCTCGTGGGACTCATCTTCTCCCGCAATGATCGTGCAGGGGAGGGGCGTCTGTCGTCTCGCCTCGGGCTGGATGTGCCCGCGATCGAGGTTGATGCCGACACCAACATTTGGAAGCTCATCACCTCGCGGCGCATGAGCGGGGACCGGGTAGATTTCGTCGTCTGCGACGAAGTGCAGTTCTATTCGATCGAACAGGTCGAACAGCTGGCGCGAGTCGTCGACGAGATCAATATCGACGTCTTCGGGTTCGGCATCACGACCGATTTCCGCACAGCACTCTTCCCGGGATCGGCGCGGATGATGGAATTGGCCGACAGGGTGGAGCGTCTCCAGGTCGAGGCGCTCTGCTGGTGCGGGGCCAGAGCCACCCACAACGCGAGAACCGTCAACGGCCTCATGGTGACTGAGGGTGAACAGATCGTCGTCGGGGATACCGGGGTGACGGACACGGTCGGCTACGAGGTGCTCTGTCGCAAGCATCACATGAGGTCGATGACTGCCATGTCGGAGCATGCCGTGCAGCTGGCGGAGGATGCTCTGCCTCTCGGGCAGGGAGACGGGGAATAG